In the Quercus lobata isolate SW786 chromosome 5, ValleyOak3.0 Primary Assembly, whole genome shotgun sequence genome, one interval contains:
- the LOC115991790 gene encoding pectinesterase-like, with amino-acid sequence MTHLKEFLATKFESTTKHISISKKKKKLFLALFATLLVVAAVIGIVAGVTKSHNNSSHNEISAAAHAILKNSCSSTLYPDLCYSAIATVPGATAQLASKKDVIEKSLNLTTKAVEQNFIAINKLIKTKHLTKRGKVALHDCLETIDETLDELHDAVEDLHLYPTKKSLSQHADDLKTLISSAITNQETCLDGFSHDGGDKSVRQALLAGQTHVERMCSNALAMIKNMTDTDMAIQRMKMQNRKLKEEEDSVDESIKWPEWLSAGDRRLLQSSSLTPNVVVAADGSGNYKTVSAAVAAAPDNSKTRYIIKIKAGVYRENVEVTKKKKFIMFLGDGRSNTIITGNKNVVDGSTTFKSATVAVVGERFLARDLTFENTAGSSKHQAVALRVGSDLSAFYQCDVLAHQDTLYVHSNRQFYVKCLVAGTVDFIFGNAAAVFQDCDIHARRPNAGQKNMVTAQGRLDPNQNTGIVIQKCRIGATNDLKPVQSRFPTYLGRPWKAYSRTVIMQTSISDVIHPEGWHIWSGDFALKTLYYGEYLNTGAGAGTAKRVKWGGFKVMGASDAQSFTSGNFIAGSSWLGSTGFPFSLGL; translated from the exons atgacTCACCTGAAGGAATTCTTGGCCACAAAATTTGAATCCACTACCAAACACATTTCCATctccaagaaaaagaagaagctgtTCTTGGCTCTCTTTGCCACTCTGTTGGTTGTTGCGGCAGTTATTGGCATTGTTGCCGGAGTTACCAAGTCCCACAACAACAGCTCCCATAATGAAATCTCAGCTGCTGCCCATGCCATACTCAAAAACTCATGTAGCAGCACATTGTACCCTGATTTATGTTACTCAGCTATTGCCACTGTTCCTGGAGCCACCGCTCAATTGGCCAGCAAAAAGGATGTCATAGAAAAGTCCTTGAACCTCACAACCAAAGCTGTCGAACAAAACTTCATAGCCATTAACAAGCTCATAAAAACAAAGCATCTCACCAAGCGTGGAAAGGTTGCTCTCCATGATTGCCTTGAGACCATTGATGAAACCTTAGACGAGCTTCACGATGCTGTGGAAGATCTCCACTTGTACCCAACAAAGAAATCTTTGTCCCAACATGCTGATGACCTCAAAACCTTAATAAGCTCAGCAATTACCAACCAAGAAACTTGCCTAGACGGCTTCTCTCACGATGGTGGTGATAAAAGCGTCCGCCAGGCCTTGCTAGCTGGGCAG ACGCATGTGGAGCGTATGTGTAGTAATGCGTTGGCCATGATCAAGAACATGACTGATACTGATATGGCCATCCAGAGAATGAAAATGCAGAATCGGAAActgaaggaggaggaggatagTGTGGATGAAAGTATTAAGTGGCCAGAGTGGTTGTCAGCTGGGGATAGGAGGCTTTTGCAATCTTCTTCTTTGACACCAAATGTGGTGGTCGCTGCTGATGGCAGTGGTAACTACAAGACTGTGTCGGCAGCAGTGGCGGCTGCACCAGATAATAGTAAAACAAGATACATAATCAAGATCAAAGCTGGTGTGTATAGGGAAAATGTGGAGgtgacaaagaagaagaagtttatCATGTTTTTGGGAGATGGGAGATCTAACACCATCATTACGGGTAATAAGAATGTGGTTGATGGAAGCACCACCTTCAAATCTGCCACAGTGG CCGTGGTTGGAGAACGGTTTCTAGCTCGGGACTTAACCTTCGAAAACACAGCAGGTTCCTCAAAGCACCAAGCTGTAGCTCTCCGTGTAGGTTCTGACCTCTCAGCATTTTACCAATGTGACGTGCTTGCGCACCAAGACACCCTTTATGTACACTCCAACCGTCAATTTTACGTGAAATGCCTAGTAGCAGGTACTGTTGATTTCATCTTTGGCAATGCTGCAGCTGTGTTCCAAGATTGTGACATCCATGCAAGGCGTCCAAATGCGGGCCAAAAGAACATGGTCACAGCCCAAGGTCGTCTTGACCCAAATCAAAACACTGGAATTGTAATCCAAAAATGCAGGATTGGAGCCACAAATGATTTGAAACCAGTACAAAGTCGCTTCCCAACATATCTTGGTAGACCATGGAAAGCATACTCTAGGACTGTTATCATGCAAACATCTATAAGTGACGTGATTCACCCTGAGGGATGGCACATTTGGAGTGGGGACTTTGCACTTAAAACTTTGTATTATGGGGAGTATCTCAACACTGGGGCTGGTGCTGGAACCGCTAAAAGGGTGAAATGGGGTGGTTTCAAAGTGATGGGTGCTTCCGATGCTCAATCTTTCACTTCTGGGAACTTCATTGCTGGAAGTAGTTGGTTAGGTTCAACTggttttcctttctctcttggCTTATAA
- the LOC115988978 gene encoding uncharacterized protein LOC115988978, whose protein sequence is MFFVRQQEENVELVTVLAWFIWGRRNKCHFNEPSLPPEKLYEAAAAVLAEFQGRTEAKPGRKKIQPQRWTPPEQGVYKANYDGAYFVEEEKAGIGVVIRNELGQVMGSLAEKIEMPSTVEVLEALAARRAMIFMEELGLRQAIFEGDSELVVKALVGDVSVRSSIGHIVKDCKSLMGLFQTCTFSHVRRQSNGVAHALAQRARNSSPLSVWMESVPPDISYLVYVDVTS, encoded by the coding sequence ATGTTCTTCGTAAGGCAGCAAGAGGAGAATGTTGAACTGGTCACGGTATTAGCGTGGTTCATCTGGGGCAGAAGAAACAAATGCCATTTTAATGAGCCTAGCTTGCCACCTGAGAAGCTTTATGAAGCAGCAGCAGCTGTACTAGCAGAATTTCAAGGAAGAACTGAAGCGAAACCAGGGAGGAAAAAAATACAACCTCAGCGCTGGACACCACCTGAACAGGGCGTTTACAAGGCGAACTACGACGGAGCATATTTTGTAGAAGAGGAAAAGGCTGGGATTGGAGTTGTGATAAGAAACGAGTTGGGCCAGGTAATGGGCTCACTAgcagaaaaaattgaaatgccTTCAACAGTGGAAGTTCTTGAGGCGTTGGCTGCACGAAGAGCAATGATTTTTATGGAGGAGCTGGGCTTGAGACAGGCCATTTTTGAAGGAGATTCGGAACTCGTCGTCAAAGCCTTAGTGGGTGATGTTTCAGTCCGGTCCAGCATTGGACATATTGTAAAAGACTGCAAGTCTTTAATGGGTTTGTTTCAAACCTGCACTTTCTCTCATGTTAGGCGGCAGAGCAATGGTGTAGCTCATGCTTTAGCTCAGAGAGCGAGAAATTCTTCCCCATTATCGGTTTGGATGGAATCTGTTCCACCGGACATTTCCTACTTAGTTTATGTTGATGTAACTTCTTAA